One Elaeis guineensis isolate ETL-2024a chromosome 10, EG11, whole genome shotgun sequence genomic window carries:
- the LOC105053132 gene encoding protein trichome birefringence-like 1 produces MKDGGMLPKSSSFGSDQKSLFAVVGARRTKLFAYGFAFAFIACTTFLAFNTSTNGSPWFNNLFSSASFSSSTASYRSQISSLFFCIFPNSSSPSPGKWPSLLGNAGNGVSAGGNQTGNGVGSQKDGILGSKNRTNPGIGSQGSGAPRKNQAENGVSAKNPADGRPGSKKGGNLVAKNQTGSGISGVSGKNQAGKGVPEKNQAKEGVGSKKDGVLPEKNQSVSGVGLQGSGVPSKNQMEKGIGANGNGVSGNKQKESRTSPQENEVLARNQSAKGVSASPKSSKAPAKAGQKASNLTASLRKQDGAMASTSSSSSSSGKRDEWINALKDCDIFLGNWVKDDSYPLYPEGTCPHIDEPFNCYLNGRPDRAYPKLRWKPSGCNIPRLNATDMLERLRGKRLVFVGDSLNRNMWESLVCALRYSVKDKKKVFEASGRHEFRTEGSYSFIFKDYNCSVEFFRSPFLVQEWEMPVSNGKTKETLRLDIIERSSPKYKDADVLVFNTGHWWTHEKTSKGKDYYQEGDHVYSELNVVEAFHKALTTWAKWVDTNVNPKKTLVFFRGYSASHFSGGQWNSGGQCHNETEPIKNEKYLYPYPPKMQVLETVIKEMKTPVSYLNITRMTDYRKDAHPSIYRKQNLTEEERRSPEMYQDCSHWCLPGVPDSWNELLYVQLLIKQRQLLQ; encoded by the exons ATGAAGGACGGCGGGATGCTCCCAAAATCGTCGAGCTTTGGCTCCGATCAGAAGAGCCTCTTCGCCGTGGTCGGGGCCCGGCGAACGAAGCTCTTCGCCTACGGCTTCGCCTTCGCCTTCATCGCCTGCACCACTTTCCTCGCATTCAATACCTCCACCAACGGCTCCCCGTGGTTCAACAACCTCTTCAGCTctgcctctttctcttcttccaccGCCTCGTATAGATCCCAGatttcctccctctttttctgtATCTTCCCCAATTCATCTTCGCCCTCTCCCGGAAAGTGGCCTTCTTTGCTGGGAAATGCGGGGAATGGAGTGTCGGCAGGGGGCAATCAGACCGGGAATGGCGTTGGGTCCCAGAAAGATGGGATTTTGGGAAGTAAGAATCGCACGAACCCCGGAATTGGGTCGCAGGGAAGTGGAGCTCCCAGGAAGAACCAGGCGGAAAACGGCGTTTCTGCTAAGAATCCAGCGGATGGAAGGCCGGGTTCGAAGAAAGGTGGAAACTTGGTGGCGAAGAACCAGACGGGAAGTGGAATAAGTGGAGTTTCTGGAAAGAACCAGGCCGGAAAGGGGGTTCCTGAGAAGAATCAGGCGAAGGAGGGAGTTGGCTCCAAGAAAGATGGAGTCTTGCCGGAGAAAAACCAGTCAGTGAGTGGAGTTGGATTGCAAGGAAGTGGAGTTCCTTCAAAGAATCAGATGGAAAAAGGAATTGGTGCAAATGGAAATGGAGTTTCGGGAAACAAACAAAAGGAATCAAGAACTAGTCCTCAGGAAAATGAAGTACTGGCCAGGAATCAATCAGCTAAAGGAGTTTCTGCAAGTCCAAAGAGTAGTAAAGCTCCGGCGAAGGCCGGACAAAAAGCTTCGAACCTAACAGCTTCACTCAGAAAGCAAGATGGTGCCATGGCATCGACTTCAAGCAGTAGTAGTAGTAGTGGGAAGAGAGATGAATGGATCAATGCTTTGAAAGATTGTGATATATTCCTAGGGAATTGGGTGAAGGATGATTCATACCCACTCTACCCTGAGGGAACTTGCCCTCACATTGATGAGCCCTTCAATTGCTATCTCAATGGAAGGCCGGATCGAGCTTACCCGAAACTCCGGTGGAAGCCCAGTGGTTGCAATATCCCGAG ATTGAATGCAACTGATATGTTAGAGAGATTAAGGGGAAAGAGGCTGGTTTTTGTTGGTGATTCGCTCAATAGAAACATGTGGGAGTCTCTGGTTTGTGCTCTAAGATACTCTGTGAAGGATAAAAAGAAGGTTTTTGAGGCATCTGGTAGGCATGAATTCAGGACTGAGGGTTCCTACTCTTTTATTTTCAAG GACTACAACTGCTCTGTGGAGTTCTTTCGCTCCCCTTTTCTTGTTCAGGAATGGGAGATGCCAGTGAGCAATGGGAAGACAAAGGAAACACTTCGGCTCGACATAATAGAGAGATCATCTCCCAAGTATAAGGATGCAGATGTCCTTGTCTTCAACACTGGGCATTGGTGGACTCATGAGAAGACCTCCAAAGG GAAAGACTACTACCAAGAAGGTGACCATGTCTATAGCGAGCTAAATGTTGTGGAAGCATTTCACAAGGCTCTTACTACATGGGCAAAATGGGTGGACACCAATGTGAACCCTAAGAAAACACTAGTCTTCTTTAGGGGTTACTCTGCCTCACATTTCAG TGGGGGTCAATGGAATTCTGGTGGCCAATGTCACAATGAGACGGAGCCCATTAAGAATGAAAAATATCTCTATCCCTATCCACCAAAGATGCAGGTCTTAGAAACTGTTATCAAGGAAATGAAGACCCCTGTCTCTTACTTGAATATCACAAGAATGACCGACTACAGGAAAGATGCCCACCCTTCCATCTACCGTAAGCAAAACCTTACCGAGGAGGAGAGGAGGTCCCCTGAGATGTACCAGGACTGCAGCCACTGGTGCCTACCAGGAGTGCCTGATTCTTGGAATGAGCTACTATATGTACAGCTATTGATCAAGCAGCGTCAACTGTTGCAGTAA